Proteins from a genomic interval of Kitasatospora herbaricolor:
- a CDS encoding FtsB family cell division protein: MAGWKIPGFAARPRFTSRATVLVLVLCSLVAILAYPTRQFISQRSEISAQRARAEHARQQVEQLRREKARWQDPEFVKAQARARLHYAMPGETPFISVDPAAGATKSSSSAGAAGPAKAAKPWYASVWDSVDAADTAALAPPAAPAAAPAPAPARDSSPHDH, translated from the coding sequence ATGGCAGGCTGGAAGATTCCGGGCTTCGCGGCGCGCCCGCGATTCACGAGCCGGGCGACCGTGCTCGTCCTGGTGCTCTGCTCCCTGGTGGCGATCCTCGCCTACCCCACCCGCCAGTTCATCTCCCAGCGCTCGGAGATCTCCGCCCAGCGCGCCCGGGCCGAGCACGCCCGGCAGCAGGTCGAGCAGCTCCGCCGGGAGAAGGCCCGCTGGCAGGACCCGGAGTTCGTCAAGGCGCAGGCCCGGGCCCGGCTGCACTACGCGATGCCGGGGGAGACCCCGTTCATCTCCGTGGACCCGGCCGCCGGCGCCACCAAGTCCTCCTCCTCGGCCGGCGCAGCCGGCCCGGCGAAAGCCGCCAAGCCCTGGTACGCGAGCGTCTGGGACTCCGTGGACGCCGCCGACACGGCCGCCCTGGCCCCGCCCGCGGCCCCGGCCGCCGCCCCCGCCCCTGCCCCCGCTAGAGACAGCTCTCCCCATGACCACTGA
- the eno gene encoding phosphopyruvate hydratase: protein MPSIDVVVAREILDSRGNPTVEVEVGLDDGSTGRAAVPSGASTGAFEALELRDGDKNRYFGKGVEKAVLAVIEQIGPELVGYDATEQRLIDQAMLDLDATPDKSSLGANAILGVSLAVAHAASEASDLPLFRYLGGPNAHVLPVPMMNILNGGSHADSNVDIQEFMIAPIGAESFSEAVRWGVEVYHTLKGVLKERGLSTGLGDEGGFAPNLDSNREALDLIVEAIKKAGYVPGKDVALALDVAASEFFKDGAYQFEGKGLTSAELIDYYADLVASYPLVSIEDPLDEQDWDGWKAMTVKLGDKVQLVGDDLFVTNPVRLAKGIETGTANALLVKVNQIGSLTETLDAVELAQRNGYRCMMSHRSGETEDVTIADLAVATNCGQIKTGAPARSERVAKYNQLLRIEEILDDAAEYAGRGAFPRYKYEA, encoded by the coding sequence GTGCCGTCCATTGATGTCGTCGTAGCCCGTGAGATTCTCGACTCGCGTGGCAACCCCACGGTCGAGGTCGAGGTCGGCCTCGACGACGGCAGCACCGGCCGTGCCGCTGTCCCGTCCGGCGCCTCCACCGGTGCCTTCGAGGCGCTCGAACTGCGCGACGGCGACAAGAACCGCTACTTCGGCAAGGGCGTGGAGAAGGCCGTCCTGGCCGTCATCGAGCAGATCGGCCCGGAGCTCGTCGGCTACGACGCCACCGAGCAGCGCCTGATCGACCAGGCCATGCTCGACCTGGACGCCACCCCGGACAAGTCCTCGCTCGGCGCCAACGCCATCCTCGGCGTCTCGCTCGCCGTGGCGCACGCCGCCTCCGAGGCCTCGGACCTGCCGCTGTTCCGCTACCTCGGCGGTCCCAACGCGCACGTCCTGCCCGTCCCGATGATGAACATCCTCAACGGCGGCTCGCACGCGGACTCCAACGTCGACATCCAGGAGTTCATGATCGCTCCGATCGGCGCGGAGTCCTTCTCCGAGGCCGTCCGCTGGGGCGTCGAGGTCTACCACACGCTCAAGGGCGTGCTGAAGGAGCGCGGCCTCTCCACCGGTCTGGGCGACGAGGGCGGCTTCGCCCCGAACCTGGACAGCAACCGCGAGGCGCTCGACCTCATCGTCGAGGCCATCAAGAAGGCCGGCTACGTGCCCGGCAAGGACGTCGCGCTGGCGCTGGACGTCGCCGCCTCCGAGTTCTTCAAGGACGGCGCCTACCAGTTCGAGGGCAAGGGCCTCACCTCGGCCGAGCTCATCGACTACTACGCCGACCTGGTCGCCTCGTACCCGCTGGTCTCCATCGAGGACCCGCTGGACGAGCAGGACTGGGACGGCTGGAAGGCCATGACCGTCAAGCTCGGCGACAAGGTCCAGCTGGTCGGCGACGACCTGTTCGTCACCAACCCGGTCCGCCTCGCCAAGGGCATCGAGACCGGCACCGCCAACGCGCTGCTGGTGAAGGTCAACCAGATCGGCTCGCTCACCGAGACCCTGGACGCCGTCGAGCTGGCCCAGCGCAACGGCTACCGCTGCATGATGTCGCACCGCTCCGGCGAGACCGAGGACGTCACCATCGCCGACCTCGCCGTCGCCACCAACTGCGGCCAGATCAAGACCGGCGCCCCGGCCCGCTCCGAGCGCGTCGCCAAGTACAACCAGCTGCTGCGCATCGAGGAGATCCTCGACGACGCCGCCGAGTACGCCGGCCGGGGCGCCTTCCCGCGCTACAAGTACGAGGCCTGA
- a CDS encoding LysM peptidoglycan-binding domain-containing protein, with translation MSMLFVGNGRHRRRTQAEKAIAVAGVAGVGLAMPLLAATGAHAAPVSVWDKVAQCESGGNWSINTGNGYYGGLQFSQSTWKAYGGGQYAPQAHKASKGQQIAVAEKVLSSQGPGAWPVCSVKAGLTKGGASAQVDTADATTQSASQDAGTRSVQPAPAAKPAKPAQSKPARATRAKVSTDGQGSPSGRGEAQDPDFSGRTGWDAANKVFWYQVDGGWHWTSHQDVYDRHADDDTPQARTAAAAAPAAEAAPAAPVTPAAATTGRAYTVQPGDTLGGIAGSQGVAGGWGALYDGNRTVVGGDPDLILPGQVLNLG, from the coding sequence ATGTCCATGCTGTTCGTTGGTAACGGTCGTCACCGTCGTCGTACCCAGGCCGAGAAGGCGATCGCCGTGGCGGGCGTCGCCGGGGTCGGACTCGCGATGCCGCTCCTCGCCGCCACCGGCGCCCACGCGGCCCCCGTGTCCGTCTGGGACAAGGTCGCCCAGTGCGAGAGCGGCGGGAACTGGAGCATCAACACCGGCAACGGGTACTACGGCGGACTCCAGTTCAGCCAGAGCACCTGGAAGGCCTACGGCGGCGGCCAGTACGCCCCGCAGGCGCACAAGGCCAGCAAGGGCCAGCAGATCGCCGTCGCGGAGAAGGTCCTCTCCTCGCAGGGCCCGGGTGCCTGGCCGGTCTGCTCGGTCAAGGCCGGCCTGACGAAGGGCGGCGCCTCCGCCCAGGTCGACACCGCCGACGCCACCACGCAGAGCGCCTCGCAGGACGCCGGCACCCGGAGCGTGCAGCCCGCTCCCGCCGCCAAGCCCGCCAAGCCGGCGCAGTCGAAGCCGGCCCGGGCCACCCGGGCGAAGGTCTCGACGGACGGCCAGGGCTCCCCGTCCGGCCGCGGCGAGGCCCAGGACCCGGACTTCTCCGGCCGCACCGGCTGGGACGCGGCCAACAAGGTCTTCTGGTACCAGGTGGACGGCGGCTGGCACTGGACGAGCCACCAGGACGTCTACGACCGCCACGCCGACGACGACACGCCGCAGGCCCGTACCGCCGCCGCGGCCGCCCCCGCGGCCGAGGCCGCTCCCGCCGCGCCGGTCACCCCCGCCGCCGCGACGACCGGCCGGGCCTACACCGTCCAGCCCGGCGACACCCTCGGCGGGATCGCCGGCAGCCAGGGCGTGGCCGGCGGCTGGGGCGCGCTGTACGACGGCAACCGCACCGTGGTGGGCGGCGACCCGGACCTCATCCTGCCGGGCCAGGTCCTGAACCTCGGCTGA
- a CDS encoding MazG family protein, whose protein sequence is MTTSTAAPKLILLTTTHRVAPGLMSWPAWEALRGADLVLAADPEHPQLAAVRQAGVQVEIVERGTAPALARRLSAGSERVTVWLGSPDGDPGLTDALARLAVEEAGAVPEIELLPGSYDLPGARLLDLASVMDRLRSPGGCPWDAEQTHASLVKYLVEEAFELVEAIEEGDRETLREELGDVLLQVFFHSRIAEEHPEDPFSIDDVAGDIVEKLMYRHPHVFGDVEAEGTAAVEANWEQLKAAEKQRESVLDGVPAGLPALAYAAKLVSRVRRAGFTAVPDAPYELPAELTAESAGRLLLAVAQRAHDAGVDVDAALRASARGYRREVRAAEGLTD, encoded by the coding sequence GTGACCACGTCTACGGCAGCCCCGAAGCTGATCCTGCTCACCACCACCCACCGGGTCGCCCCCGGTCTGATGTCCTGGCCGGCCTGGGAGGCCCTGCGCGGCGCGGACCTGGTGCTGGCGGCGGACCCGGAGCACCCGCAGCTGGCGGCCGTCCGGCAGGCGGGGGTCCAGGTGGAGATCGTCGAGCGCGGCACCGCCCCGGCGCTGGCCCGCCGGCTGTCCGCCGGGTCCGAGCGGGTCACCGTCTGGCTGGGCAGCCCGGACGGCGACCCGGGCCTGACGGACGCCCTCGCCCGCCTCGCGGTCGAGGAGGCCGGGGCGGTGCCCGAGATCGAGCTGCTGCCCGGGTCGTACGACCTGCCCGGCGCGCGGCTGCTCGACCTGGCCTCGGTGATGGACCGGCTGCGGTCGCCCGGCGGCTGCCCGTGGGACGCCGAGCAGACCCACGCCTCCCTGGTGAAGTATCTGGTGGAGGAGGCCTTCGAGCTGGTCGAGGCGATCGAGGAGGGTGACCGCGAGACGCTCCGCGAGGAGCTGGGGGACGTCCTGCTGCAGGTGTTCTTCCACTCCCGGATCGCCGAGGAGCACCCCGAGGACCCGTTCTCGATCGACGACGTGGCGGGCGACATCGTCGAGAAGCTGATGTACCGCCACCCGCACGTCTTCGGCGACGTCGAGGCGGAGGGGACGGCCGCGGTCGAGGCGAACTGGGAGCAGCTGAAGGCGGCCGAGAAGCAGCGCGAGTCCGTCCTGGACGGCGTGCCGGCCGGCCTGCCGGCGCTGGCGTACGCGGCGAAGCTGGTCTCCCGGGTGCGGCGTGCGGGCTTCACCGCCGTGCCGGACGCCCCGTACGAGCTGCCGGCGGAGCTGACCGCGGAGTCGGCGGGCCGGCTGCTGCTCGCGGTGGCGCAGCGGGCGCACGACGCCGGCGTGGACGTGGACGCGGCGCTCCGGGCGAGTGCCCGCGGCTACCGCCGGGAGGTCCGGGCGGCGGAGGGCCTGACGGACTGA
- a CDS encoding cytochrome P450 family protein translates to MPDQPNPAQPPLFTWEFAADPYPAYAWLREHSPVHRTTLPSGVDAWLVTRYADARQALADGRLSKNPAHHSEQAHRTGRVGIPGERSADLMTHLLNIDPPDHTRLRRLVSKAFTPRRVAEFEPRVQQLTDRLIDSFAGRGSADLIHEFAFPLPIYAICDLLGVPPQDQDDFRDWAGMMIRHGGGPRGGVARAVKRMRSYLLELIHRKRADLGDDLISGLIRASDHGEHLTENEAAAMAFILLFAGFETTVNLIGNGLYALLRHPGQRALLQDSVAAGETGLLATAVEELLRYDGPVELATWRFATHPLTIGGVDIPVGDPVLVVLAAADRDPARFADENTLDIARKDNPHLGFGHGIHYCIGAPLARLEGQAALATLLTRLPDLRLAAEPEELRWRGGLIMRGLRELPVEFTPAKAL, encoded by the coding sequence ATGCCGGATCAGCCGAACCCCGCCCAGCCTCCCCTCTTCACGTGGGAGTTCGCCGCCGACCCCTACCCCGCGTACGCGTGGCTGCGCGAGCACTCCCCGGTGCACCGCACCACGCTGCCGAGCGGGGTGGACGCCTGGCTGGTCACCCGGTACGCGGACGCCCGGCAGGCGCTGGCCGACGGCCGGCTCTCGAAGAACCCGGCGCACCACAGCGAGCAGGCGCACCGCACCGGGCGGGTGGGGATCCCGGGCGAGCGCAGCGCCGACCTGATGACGCACCTGCTGAACATCGACCCGCCGGACCACACCAGGCTGCGGCGGCTGGTGTCGAAGGCGTTCACGCCGCGCCGGGTGGCGGAGTTCGAGCCGCGGGTGCAGCAGCTGACCGACCGGCTGATCGACTCCTTCGCCGGGCGCGGCTCGGCCGACCTGATCCACGAGTTCGCCTTCCCGCTCCCCATCTACGCGATCTGCGACCTGCTCGGCGTCCCGCCGCAGGACCAGGACGACTTCCGCGACTGGGCGGGCATGATGATCCGGCACGGCGGCGGTCCGCGCGGCGGGGTGGCCCGCGCGGTGAAGCGGATGCGCTCCTACCTGCTGGAGCTGATCCACCGCAAGCGGGCCGACCTGGGCGACGACCTGATCTCCGGGCTGATCCGGGCCAGTGACCACGGTGAGCACCTCACCGAGAACGAGGCCGCCGCGATGGCCTTCATCCTGCTGTTCGCGGGCTTCGAGACCACGGTCAACCTGATCGGCAACGGCCTGTACGCCCTGCTGCGCCACCCCGGGCAGCGGGCCCTGCTGCAGGACTCGGTGGCGGCGGGGGAGACCGGGCTGCTGGCCACGGCGGTGGAGGAACTGCTGCGCTACGACGGTCCGGTGGAGCTGGCCACCTGGCGGTTCGCGACCCACCCGCTGACGATCGGCGGGGTGGACATCCCGGTCGGCGACCCGGTGCTGGTGGTGCTGGCGGCGGCGGACCGCGATCCGGCGCGTTTCGCGGACGAGAACACCCTCGACATCGCCCGGAAGGACAATCCGCATCTCGGTTTCGGCCACGGGATCCACTACTGCATCGGCGCACCGCTGGCCCGGCTGGAAGGCCAGGCCGCGCTGGCCACGCTGCTCACCCGGCTGCCTGATCTGCGGCTTGCGGCGGAACCGGAGGAACTTCGCTGGCGTGGTGGGCTGATCATGCGTGGGCTTCGTGAACTCCCGGTCGAATTCACTCCGGCGAAGGCGCTCTGA
- a CDS encoding ABC transporter permease — protein sequence MYRTALRNVLAHKGRLLMTALAVMLGTAFVAGTMVFSDTFGKAMSNSYSKSFSDVSVQVTDPAAGNEARAREKSERSPAALTDATVRQIAALPGTAAARGVVGGFTGVADKKGNLIGEAWTARGANYAPGPDGKDTRYPIAEGRGPQAAKEVALDRGTADKAGYKVGDTVRVASNGPVLDATLTGIFDTDDPQVVSGGTLTLFDRATAQQLLLTPGQYSSIVVTAKPGTGESALVDAVRPVIPADGDRFRIETGQELKDEQTKMIADGTNSMKTMLLVFAAISLFVGIFIIANTFTMLIAQRTKELALLRAVGASRKQVTRSVLVEALVIGAVSSVAGLVAGIGIGAGMQALIGAIGTGMPSGPLVIAPLTIAVALLVGVLVTVLSALLPAVRAARIAPVAAMSSGDQPSTQKSLVIRNAIGSVLAGGGLALVAYGASTGNDSGRAPVGLGAALALIGVFVLLPLLSRPVIALVGPVLGKLFGTPGKLARQNAVRNPRRTAATAAALTIGLTLVSALTVLGASVGGAVDKAVTSAMKADYNVAMANGMALSPQVPAEIAKTSGVSASSALTAVYWQLDDRTRSITGIDARSADQLLSLTYTSGSGAGLGKGEILVDGDLAKSKGLAPGSTVAVTYPDDTKGTYKVGGVFEKNEMLSPVVLDNAEIAKHDQDPYITDVLVKGAGGESGSLKQSLKDATGSNPVIEVKTKQDVRDEFSQIITFALNMMYGLLAMSVIVAILGVINTLAMSVFERKREIGMLRAIGLDRTGIKRMVRLESVVISVFGALVGVLLGCFMAWAVNGTMKSSISGLTTVVPYDKMALFLALAGLVGLVAAFWPARRASRLDILDSIKTD from the coding sequence ATGTATCGCACCGCACTGCGCAACGTGCTGGCCCACAAGGGCCGCCTGCTGATGACGGCCCTGGCCGTCATGCTGGGCACGGCCTTCGTGGCCGGCACCATGGTCTTCTCCGACACGTTCGGCAAGGCCATGTCCAACAGCTACTCCAAGAGCTTCTCGGACGTCTCCGTCCAGGTCACCGACCCCGCCGCCGGCAACGAGGCCCGCGCCCGGGAGAAGAGCGAGCGCAGTCCGGCCGCGCTGACCGACGCCACCGTCCGGCAGATCGCGGCGCTGCCCGGCACCGCCGCCGCCCGCGGCGTGGTCGGCGGCTTCACCGGCGTCGCCGACAAGAAGGGCAACCTGATCGGCGAGGCGTGGACGGCGCGCGGCGCCAACTACGCCCCCGGCCCCGACGGCAAGGACACCCGCTACCCGATCGCCGAGGGTCGCGGACCGCAGGCCGCCAAGGAGGTCGCCCTCGACCGGGGGACGGCCGACAAGGCCGGCTACAAGGTCGGCGACACCGTCCGGGTGGCCTCCAACGGCCCGGTCCTGGACGCCACCCTGACCGGCATCTTCGACACCGACGACCCCCAGGTGGTCTCCGGCGGCACCCTCACGCTCTTCGACCGCGCCACCGCCCAGCAGCTGCTGCTGACCCCGGGTCAGTACAGCAGCATCGTGGTGACGGCCAAGCCCGGTACCGGCGAGAGCGCCCTGGTCGACGCGGTCCGCCCGGTGATCCCGGCCGACGGCGACCGGTTCAGGATCGAGACCGGCCAGGAGCTCAAGGACGAGCAGACGAAGATGATCGCCGACGGCACCAACAGCATGAAGACGATGCTGCTGGTCTTCGCCGCGATCTCGCTCTTCGTCGGCATCTTCATCATCGCCAACACCTTCACCATGCTGATCGCCCAGCGCACCAAGGAGCTGGCGCTGCTGCGCGCCGTCGGCGCCAGCCGCAAGCAGGTCACCCGCTCGGTGCTGGTCGAGGCGCTGGTGATCGGCGCGGTCTCCTCGGTGGCCGGCCTGGTCGCCGGCATCGGGATCGGTGCCGGCATGCAGGCGCTGATCGGCGCCATCGGCACCGGGATGCCCTCGGGCCCGCTGGTGATCGCGCCGCTGACGATCGCGGTCGCGCTGCTGGTCGGCGTCCTGGTGACGGTGCTCTCCGCCCTGCTGCCGGCCGTCCGGGCCGCGCGGATCGCCCCGGTGGCCGCGATGAGCAGCGGCGACCAGCCCAGCACCCAGAAGAGCCTGGTGATCCGCAACGCGATCGGTTCGGTGCTGGCCGGCGGCGGCCTGGCCCTGGTCGCCTACGGCGCCTCCACCGGCAACGACTCCGGCCGGGCCCCGGTCGGCCTGGGCGCCGCCCTCGCGCTGATCGGCGTCTTCGTCCTGCTGCCGCTGCTCTCCCGCCCGGTGATCGCGCTGGTCGGGCCGGTGCTCGGCAAGCTGTTCGGCACGCCCGGCAAGCTGGCGCGGCAGAACGCGGTGCGCAACCCGCGCCGCACCGCCGCCACCGCGGCGGCCCTCACCATCGGCCTGACCCTGGTGAGCGCCCTGACCGTGCTCGGCGCCTCGGTCGGCGGAGCCGTCGACAAGGCCGTGACCAGCGCGATGAAGGCGGACTACAACGTCGCCATGGCCAACGGCATGGCGCTGTCCCCGCAGGTCCCGGCGGAGATCGCGAAGACCTCCGGGGTGAGCGCCTCCTCGGCGCTGACCGCCGTCTACTGGCAGCTCGACGACCGCACCCGGTCGATCACCGGCATCGACGCCCGGAGCGCGGACCAGCTGCTCTCCCTCACGTACACCAGCGGCTCCGGCGCCGGCCTCGGCAAGGGCGAGATCCTGGTGGACGGCGACCTCGCGAAGAGCAAGGGCCTGGCACCCGGCAGCACCGTCGCGGTGACCTACCCGGACGACACCAAGGGCACCTACAAGGTCGGCGGCGTCTTCGAGAAGAACGAGATGCTCAGCCCGGTGGTCCTGGACAACGCCGAGATCGCCAAGCACGACCAGGACCCGTACATCACCGACGTCCTGGTGAAGGGCGCCGGCGGCGAGAGCGGTTCGCTGAAGCAGTCCCTGAAGGACGCCACCGGCTCCAACCCGGTCATCGAGGTGAAGACCAAGCAGGACGTCCGGGACGAGTTCAGCCAGATCATCACCTTCGCGCTGAACATGATGTACGGCCTGCTGGCGATGTCCGTGATCGTCGCGATCCTCGGCGTCATCAACACGCTGGCCATGTCGGTCTTCGAGCGCAAGCGCGAGATCGGGATGCTGCGGGCGATCGGCCTGGACCGCACCGGCATCAAGCGGATGGTCCGTCTGGAGTCCGTGGTGATCTCGGTCTTCGGCGCCCTGGTGGGTGTCCTGCTCGGCTGCTTCATGGCCTGGGCGGTCAACGGCACCATGAAGTCCAGCATCTCCGGGCTGACCACGGTCGTCCCGTACGACAAGATGGCGCTCTTCCTGGCGCTGGCCGGGCTGGTCGGCCTGGTGGCGGCGTTCTGGCCGGCCCGCCGGGCGTCCAGGCTCGACATCCTGGACAGCATCAAGACCGACTGA
- a CDS encoding Ppx/GppA phosphatase family protein, which yields MTTTRVAAIDCGTNSIRLLVADLDPETGAITDLDRRMVINRLGQGVDRTGRLAPEALERTFAACREYAEVISSYGVAPERIRFVATSASRDAENSDEYTEGVRGILGVAPEVVSGDEEARLSFVGATKELTGGQFPSPYLVFDLGGGSTEFVLGTDDVQAARSVDIGCVRLTERHFAGAELPTLGQISAAKAHIRGELDKAAEDVRLTGAATLVGLAGTVTTVSAIALELPEYDSERIHHSRISRDQVAEIAGRLLASTHAERAAIPAMHPGRVDVIAAGALELLEIMGRTGAAEVVVSEHDILDGIAWSVVRA from the coding sequence ATGACCACCACCAGGGTGGCCGCGATCGACTGCGGCACCAACTCGATCCGCCTGCTGGTCGCCGACCTCGACCCGGAGACCGGTGCGATCACCGACCTCGACCGCCGGATGGTCATCAACCGGCTCGGCCAGGGCGTCGACCGGACCGGCCGGCTCGCCCCCGAGGCGCTGGAGCGGACCTTCGCGGCCTGCCGCGAGTACGCCGAGGTGATCAGCTCCTACGGGGTCGCTCCGGAGCGGATCCGCTTCGTGGCGACCAGCGCCTCGCGCGACGCCGAGAACAGCGACGAGTACACCGAGGGCGTCCGGGGCATCCTGGGCGTGGCCCCCGAGGTGGTCAGCGGGGACGAGGAGGCGCGGCTCTCCTTCGTCGGCGCGACCAAGGAGCTCACCGGCGGTCAGTTCCCCTCGCCCTACCTGGTCTTCGACCTGGGCGGCGGCTCCACCGAGTTCGTGCTGGGCACGGACGACGTGCAGGCGGCCCGCTCGGTGGACATCGGCTGCGTCCGGCTCACCGAGCGCCACTTCGCCGGCGCCGAGCTGCCCACGCTGGGGCAGATCTCCGCCGCCAAGGCGCACATCCGGGGCGAGCTGGACAAGGCCGCCGAGGACGTCCGGCTGACCGGGGCGGCCACCCTGGTCGGCCTGGCCGGCACCGTCACCACGGTGTCCGCGATCGCACTGGAGCTGCCCGAGTACGACTCGGAGCGGATCCACCACTCGCGGATCTCGCGCGACCAGGTCGCGGAGATCGCCGGGCGGCTGCTGGCCTCCACGCACGCCGAGCGCGCGGCGATCCCCGCCATGCATCCGGGGCGGGTCGACGTGATCGCGGCCGGTGCGCTGGAGCTGCTGGAGATCATGGGGCGGACCGGCGCCGCCGAGGTGGTCGTCAGCGAGCACGACATCCTGGACGGCATCGCCTGGAGCGTCGTCCGGGCCTGA
- a CDS encoding NAD(P)/FAD-dependent oxidoreductase, with protein MSTTERPRILIVGGGYVGLYAAMRILKKMRYGEATVTVVDPRSYMTYLPFLPEAAGGNVAPRNLVAPLRSALKNAEVLTGHVTGVDHARKVATIAPPAGGTYELPFDYLVVATGSVSRTFPIPGLAEHGIGMKTVEEAISLRNHVMAQLDKAESTTDPDVRRKALTFVVIGGGFAGVETIAEVEDMARDAAKIYKTVSRDDMRFILVEAANRILPEMGPDLGLWTKEKLEERNIEIYIETSMDSCVDQHVVLKNGVEADASTIVWTAGVKPNPVLNHFGLPLGPRGHVDTAPTLQVQGFDYVWAAGDNAQVPDLAVGEGAWCPPNAQHAVRQAIVLGDNVIAGMRGFPQATYKHKNLGAVAGLGLHKGVAILFGKYKLKGRPAWWFHRLYHGSRVPTMNRKVRVFTDWTLAMFLKRETVGLAEMEKPFEAFQEATAPAPKPVEAKPAEKELATSK; from the coding sequence ATGAGCACCACGGAGCGTCCTCGCATCCTCATTGTCGGCGGTGGTTACGTCGGCCTGTATGCCGCGATGCGCATCCTCAAGAAGATGCGCTACGGGGAGGCGACCGTCACGGTCGTCGACCCGCGGTCGTACATGACGTACCTGCCCTTCCTCCCCGAGGCGGCCGGCGGCAACGTCGCGCCTCGCAACCTCGTCGCGCCGCTGCGCAGCGCCCTCAAGAACGCGGAGGTGCTCACCGGTCACGTGACCGGCGTGGACCACGCGCGCAAGGTCGCCACCATCGCGCCGCCGGCCGGCGGGACCTACGAGCTGCCCTTCGACTACCTCGTCGTGGCCACCGGCTCGGTCTCCCGCACCTTCCCGATCCCCGGCCTGGCCGAGCACGGCATCGGCATGAAGACGGTCGAAGAGGCGATCAGCCTCCGCAACCACGTCATGGCGCAGCTGGACAAGGCCGAGTCCACCACGGACCCGGACGTCCGTCGCAAGGCCCTCACCTTCGTGGTCATCGGCGGCGGCTTCGCCGGCGTCGAGACCATCGCCGAGGTCGAGGACATGGCGCGGGACGCGGCGAAGATCTACAAGACCGTCAGCCGCGACGACATGCGCTTCATCCTGGTGGAGGCGGCCAACCGCATCCTCCCGGAGATGGGCCCGGACCTCGGTCTGTGGACCAAGGAAAAGCTCGAAGAGCGCAACATCGAGATCTACATCGAGACCTCGATGGACTCCTGCGTCGACCAGCACGTCGTGCTGAAGAACGGCGTCGAGGCCGACGCCTCCACCATCGTGTGGACGGCGGGCGTCAAGCCCAACCCGGTCCTGAACCACTTCGGCCTGCCGCTCGGCCCCCGTGGCCACGTCGACACCGCGCCGACCCTCCAGGTCCAGGGCTTCGACTACGTCTGGGCCGCCGGCGACAACGCCCAGGTGCCTGACCTCGCCGTCGGCGAGGGCGCCTGGTGCCCGCCGAACGCGCAGCACGCCGTCCGTCAGGCGATCGTCCTCGGCGACAACGTGATCGCGGGCATGCGGGGCTTCCCGCAGGCCACGTACAAGCACAAGAACCTCGGTGCGGTGGCCGGTCTCGGCCTGCACAAGGGCGTGGCGATCCTCTTCGGCAAGTACAAGCTGAAGGGCCGTCCGGCCTGGTGGTTCCACCGCCTGTACCACGGCAGCCGGGTACCGACCATGAACCGCAAGGTCCGGGTCTTCACCGACTGGACCCTCGCGATGTTCCTCAAGCGCGAGACCGTCGGCCTCGCCGAGATGGAGAAGCCGTTCGAGGCCTTCCAGGAGGCGACCGCGCCGGCCCCCAAGCCGGTCGAGGCCAAGCCCGCCGAGAAGGAACTCGCCACCAGCAAGTAA
- a CDS encoding SDR family NAD(P)-dependent oxidoreductase, which yields MRVAGAVVVIAVLDGGSGADLARRFTAAGAAGVLIADQHPNRAEDLAAELDRPGCPVVGVCGDIHRPSDVAALVDTAEKHLGPIDLFCVAGPDGERIVSLAELPDHLDRLAELLALVGEAISEVIPPQRRAADDQALTGTAAGTERG from the coding sequence ATGCGGGTAGCCGGGGCAGTGGTGGTCATCGCGGTACTGGACGGCGGTTCGGGCGCCGACCTGGCCCGCCGGTTCACGGCCGCCGGCGCCGCCGGGGTGCTCATCGCCGACCAGCACCCCAACCGGGCCGAGGACCTCGCCGCCGAACTCGACCGCCCGGGCTGCCCGGTGGTCGGGGTGTGCGGCGACATCCACCGCCCCAGCGACGTGGCCGCCCTGGTCGACACCGCGGAGAAGCACCTCGGCCCGATCGACCTGTTCTGCGTGGCCGGGCCCGACGGCGAGCGGATCGTCTCGCTGGCCGAGCTGCCCGACCACCTCGACCGGCTCGCCGAACTGCTCGCCCTCGTCGGCGAGGCGATCAGCGAGGTCATCCCGCCGCAGCGCCGGGCCGCGGACGACCAGGCGCTCACCGGCACCGCCGCGGGCACCGAGCGCGGCTGA